In Magnolia sinica isolate HGM2019 chromosome 12, MsV1, whole genome shotgun sequence, a single genomic region encodes these proteins:
- the LOC131221356 gene encoding kinesin-like protein KIN-12F, which produces MSDSLGQMNHNLEGLKSDLNEVTKGRDCLDSEVLVLKEQLEMAQAFAEENEAIATEARQMAEARKNYAEEEEEVKLLEKSVEELEYTVNVLENRGEHVKGEAEMQRLQREELKGDPTETVHVEGYVVVHVQLYFVLKTLNRPLIVLLILC; this is translated from the exons ATGAGTGATTCACTTGGGCAAATGAATCATAACCTTGAAGGTTTGAAGAGTGATCTGAATGAAGTTACTAAGGGTAGGGATTGCCTTGATTCTGAGGTACTTGTCTTGAAAGAGCAGCTAGAAATGGCACAAGCTTTTGCTGAAGAAAATGAAGCAATTGCTACAGAAGCTCGACAG ATGGCTGAGGCAAGGAAGAACTATgccgaagaggaggaggaggtgaAGCTATTAGAGAAGTCTGTGGAAGAGCTAGAATATACCGTAAATGTATTGGAAAATAGG gGGGAGCATGTCAAAGGGGAGGCTGAAATGCAACGGTTGCAGAGAGAGGAGCTAAAAGGGGACCCtactgaaacagttcatgtggaaggctatgtggTAGTTCATGTGCAattgtattttgttttgaaaactttaaatagaccattaattgttttgttgatattgtgctga